The Amycolatopsis sp. 195334CR genome window below encodes:
- a CDS encoding TetR/AcrR family transcriptional regulator, protein MVLAADGVDAVRVEALAKRLGVTKGGFYGYFADRDALLEAMLDTWERESTDEVLDRIEREGGDPKEKIHLAGVLTFSSDRLLPIDLAVRAWARRAPAVAERLRRVDNRRMDLLREMIGTFCDDPDEVEARSTLAFCVAIGEHFLVADHQGRTRAEVLARAADLLLNR, encoded by the coding sequence ATGGTCCTGGCGGCCGACGGCGTGGACGCCGTCCGTGTCGAGGCGCTGGCCAAACGGCTCGGCGTCACCAAGGGCGGTTTCTACGGCTACTTCGCCGACCGCGACGCCCTGCTCGAAGCGATGCTGGACACCTGGGAACGCGAGAGCACGGACGAGGTGCTCGACCGGATCGAGCGCGAGGGCGGGGATCCGAAGGAGAAGATCCACCTGGCCGGGGTACTCACCTTCTCCAGCGATCGGTTGCTGCCCATCGATCTCGCCGTCCGAGCCTGGGCGCGCCGGGCCCCGGCGGTCGCCGAGCGCCTGCGGCGCGTGGACAACCGCCGCATGGACCTGCTGCGGGAAATGATCGGCACCTTCTGCGACGACCCGGACGAGGTGGAGGCGCGGAGCACGCTGGCCTTCTGCGTGGCGATCGGCGAACACTTCCTGGTCGCCGACCACCAGGGCCGCACCCGAGCCGAAGTCCTCGCGCGAGCCGCCGACCTCCTCCTGAACCGCTGA
- a CDS encoding phosphotransferase family protein has product MRLGRRQRELLRRWLPGAEVVRDHSWGPDGTTVLELRLGDDRYIAKAAAEGDHHLLRELRAHQNWLGPLGARGPELVHADADARLLVTRFLPGELVQGHDAERRPDTYRQAGRLLASLHGQLTVEDADFEAQLKRKTLSRLDGEHRIAPEIVDRLRAEVGSWPTPPAALVPTHGDWQPRNWLVHEGVLRVIDFGRADLRPAFTDFTRLAAQQFRGAPELEAAFLDGYGHDPREPGAWRRERFREAIATAVWAYQMGLSDFERQGHRMIEEALA; this is encoded by the coding sequence ATGCGGCTCGGGCGACGTCAGCGGGAGCTCCTGCGCCGGTGGCTGCCGGGCGCCGAAGTGGTGCGCGACCACAGCTGGGGCCCGGACGGCACGACCGTGCTCGAACTGCGCCTCGGCGACGACCGGTACATCGCCAAGGCAGCCGCGGAAGGCGACCACCACCTGCTGCGCGAGTTGCGGGCGCACCAGAACTGGCTGGGGCCGCTGGGCGCGCGTGGCCCGGAGCTCGTGCACGCCGACGCCGACGCGCGGCTGCTCGTGACGCGCTTCCTGCCGGGAGAGCTGGTGCAGGGCCACGACGCCGAGCGCCGCCCGGACACCTACCGCCAAGCCGGGCGGTTGCTGGCCTCGCTGCACGGACAGCTCACCGTCGAGGACGCCGATTTCGAGGCTCAGCTGAAGAGGAAGACACTGTCGCGATTGGACGGTGAGCACCGCATCGCGCCGGAGATCGTCGACCGGCTGCGTGCCGAAGTGGGGTCCTGGCCGACCCCGCCCGCCGCCCTGGTCCCGACCCACGGCGACTGGCAACCACGCAACTGGCTGGTGCACGAGGGCGTGCTCCGGGTGATCGACTTCGGCCGCGCGGACCTGCGCCCGGCCTTCACCGACTTCACCCGCCTTGCCGCACAACAGTTCCGGGGCGCCCCGGAACTGGAAGCCGCCTTCCTCGACGGTTACGGCCACGATCCCCGTGAACCAGGGGCCTGGCGTCGCGAACGCTTCCGCGAGGCGATCGCCACCGCGGTATGGGCCTACCAAATGGGCCTGTCGGACTTCGAACGCCAAGGCCACCGCATGATCGAGGAAGCGCTCGCCTAG
- a CDS encoding TIGR03086 family metal-binding protein, which translates to MTTSPDPRPLFGKALDQTARQIAAVRPGELDHRTPCADYDVRALLGHVLSVLRKLVRVSVGEDAREVPDVIDGIADDGWASAFAQARGEVERAWADDAMLDRTVTLPWATMPGRVALDAYTHELTAHSWDLAHATGRTADLDEDLAVRALAAFTEFAPPEERSERGPFGPIVEAPEDAGAYTRLAAFLGRSTG; encoded by the coding sequence ATGACCACTTCTCCCGACCCGCGTCCGCTCTTCGGCAAGGCGCTGGACCAGACCGCCCGCCAGATCGCGGCGGTGCGTCCCGGCGAGCTGGACCACCGCACACCCTGCGCCGACTACGACGTCCGCGCGTTGCTCGGGCACGTGCTTTCGGTGCTGCGCAAGCTGGTCCGCGTCAGTGTTGGCGAGGACGCGCGCGAGGTCCCCGACGTGATCGACGGCATCGCCGATGACGGCTGGGCCAGCGCGTTCGCCCAGGCGCGTGGCGAAGTGGAACGCGCGTGGGCCGACGACGCGATGCTCGACCGCACGGTCACCCTGCCGTGGGCGACCATGCCCGGCCGAGTGGCGTTGGACGCCTACACCCACGAGCTCACCGCGCATTCCTGGGATCTCGCGCACGCCACCGGCCGGACCGCCGATCTCGACGAGGACCTCGCCGTCCGGGCGCTCGCCGCGTTCACGGAGTTCGCGCCGCCGGAGGAACGCAGCGAGCGGGGTCCGTTCGGGCCGATCGTGGAGGCGCCCGAAGACGCCGGCGCCTACACCCGGCTGGCCGCTTTCTTGGGGAGGTCCACTGGCTGA
- a CDS encoding isopenicillin N synthase family oxygenase, protein MSIPIIDLSSGTREELAAAIGHACTTSGFYVVVGHGVPRELVARMYAVTMEFFTRPVGEKDRAGGFRRSGGTTARSLDQQSPPDLCESFGAHVTALADGWPDAPAAFRETWLEYLAAVESLAHDLLRLSARALGSAEDFYDDKFDRHTSSLVANFYYPQHDAPLPGQLRRGAHTDFGGLTVLYQEDDLSGLQVWQGEWREVRAIPGSFVVNIGDLLARWTGGRWVSTLHRVVNPAPGDTSSRLSVPFFYQPNPDAVVDSVVAGEWIAAKMRKLFAR, encoded by the coding sequence ATGAGCATCCCGATCATCGACCTGTCGTCGGGCACCCGCGAGGAACTGGCCGCCGCGATCGGCCACGCTTGCACCACCTCGGGCTTCTACGTCGTCGTCGGGCACGGTGTGCCGCGCGAGCTGGTCGCGCGGATGTACGCGGTGACCATGGAGTTCTTCACCCGGCCGGTCGGCGAGAAGGACCGGGCGGGCGGGTTCCGGCGGTCCGGCGGGACCACCGCGCGGAGCCTGGACCAGCAGTCCCCACCGGACCTGTGCGAGTCCTTCGGGGCCCACGTCACCGCATTGGCCGACGGCTGGCCGGACGCACCCGCCGCGTTCCGGGAAACCTGGCTCGAATATCTGGCCGCGGTCGAATCGCTCGCCCACGACCTGTTGCGGTTGTCCGCGCGGGCGCTCGGTTCGGCGGAGGACTTCTACGATGACAAGTTCGACCGCCACACGTCCTCGTTGGTGGCGAACTTCTACTACCCGCAACACGATGCGCCGCTGCCGGGTCAGCTGCGCCGTGGTGCGCACACCGACTTCGGCGGGTTGACCGTGCTGTACCAGGAGGACGATCTGAGCGGCCTTCAGGTGTGGCAGGGCGAATGGCGGGAGGTCCGCGCCATTCCGGGCAGTTTTGTGGTGAACATCGGCGATCTGCTGGCGCGGTGGACCGGCGGGCGGTGGGTGTCGACCCTGCACCGGGTGGTCAACCCGGCGCCGGGGGACACCTCGTCACGGCTGTCCGTGCCGTTCTTCTACCAGCCCAACCCCGACGCGGTGGTCGATTCGGTGGTGGCGGGGGAGTGGATCGCCGCGAAGATGCGGAAGTTGTTCGCGCGGTGA
- a CDS encoding MFS transporter, with translation MENGNGSPGRWWTLLVVSAAQLLVVLDGTIVNIALPSAQEALGLTDANRQWAITAYALAFGGLLLIGGRISGALGHRRAFMIGLLGFAAASALGGAARDPLMLFGARALQGAFAALLAPAGLSLLTTTFTETRERGRAFGVFAAVGAAGSAIGLIAGGVLTEYTSWRWCLYINVPVALAAALAVRFVPRDAPARGRLDVPGAVLSVAGFAALVYAFTEAEPRGWGSPVVVALLAVGVLLLAAFAVVEHRSPQPLLPLRVLAHHARAGAFLAITLMFVAMFGFYLFMSYYTQLVLGYSPVRAGLALIINAVAALAGSTLIAGRLHGRVGPAALVVPGLLAAAAGMFLLVWDPSTGLVPALLLTGLGLGCVLPPTASLATAGMRGHDIGAASAAYNAAQQLGAALGVALLNTIASSATTSRSPEALVHGYTTALTVALGILLVAACVASPLITVHTRRSRSTEGTA, from the coding sequence ATGGAAAACGGAAACGGATCACCGGGCCGGTGGTGGACGCTGCTGGTGGTCAGCGCGGCGCAGCTGCTGGTCGTGCTCGACGGCACCATCGTGAACATCGCGTTGCCCTCGGCCCAGGAAGCGCTGGGCCTGACCGACGCCAACCGGCAGTGGGCGATCACCGCCTACGCGCTGGCATTCGGCGGGTTGCTGCTGATCGGCGGCCGGATCAGCGGCGCGCTCGGCCACCGGCGCGCGTTCATGATCGGACTGCTCGGCTTCGCCGCCGCCTCCGCGCTGGGCGGGGCGGCGAGGGACCCGCTGATGTTGTTCGGCGCGCGGGCCTTGCAGGGCGCGTTCGCCGCGTTGCTCGCACCTGCCGGATTGTCCCTGCTCACCACCACGTTCACCGAAACGCGGGAACGGGGCCGCGCGTTCGGGGTGTTCGCCGCGGTGGGGGCCGCCGGCTCGGCGATCGGCTTGATCGCCGGTGGGGTGCTGACGGAGTACACGAGCTGGCGGTGGTGCCTCTACATCAACGTGCCGGTGGCGCTCGCCGCCGCGCTCGCCGTGCGATTCGTGCCGCGGGACGCGCCCGCACGGGGACGGCTGGACGTGCCGGGTGCGGTGCTCAGCGTCGCCGGTTTCGCCGCGCTGGTGTACGCGTTCACCGAGGCCGAACCGCGGGGCTGGGGCTCACCGGTGGTGGTGGCGCTGCTGGCCGTCGGAGTGCTGCTGCTCGCCGCGTTCGCGGTGGTCGAACACCGGTCGCCGCAACCACTTCTGCCGTTGCGCGTGCTGGCGCACCACGCCCGTGCGGGCGCCTTCCTCGCGATCACCCTGATGTTCGTCGCGATGTTCGGCTTCTACCTGTTCATGAGCTACTACACGCAGCTGGTGCTCGGGTATTCGCCGGTGCGGGCCGGGCTCGCGCTGATCATCAACGCGGTCGCGGCGCTGGCCGGATCGACCCTGATCGCCGGACGGCTGCACGGCCGGGTCGGGCCCGCGGCGCTCGTCGTGCCGGGGTTGCTCGCAGCAGCCGCCGGGATGTTCTTGCTGGTCTGGGATCCCAGCACCGGCCTGGTGCCCGCGTTGCTGCTCACCGGACTCGGTCTCGGCTGCGTGCTGCCACCGACGGCGAGCCTGGCCACCGCGGGGATGCGCGGGCACGACATCGGTGCGGCGTCGGCCGCCTACAACGCCGCGCAGCAACTCGGCGCGGCCCTCGGCGTGGCGCTGCTCAACACCATCGCCAGCAGCGCCACCACGTCGCGGTCCCCGGAAGCGCTGGTGCACGGCTACACCACCGCGCTGACCGTGGCGCTGGGCATCCTGCTGGTGGCCGCGTGCGTCGCCAGCCCGCTGATCACCGTCCACACGCGACGGTCCCGGTCCACGGAAGGAACGGCATGA